A single genomic interval of Flavobacteriales bacterium harbors:
- a CDS encoding universal stress protein, which translates to MTHIFHPTDLSEAGATAFRHALRLAVAAPGKLTILHVTDGEAHRSDLPGVRQALVDWGLLRHPEDEEGLSALRLAVRKVISAEGDPVTACLDHLIRHPAHWLVLGTGQRTGTDRLLKASVAEGLMRKSRVPALVVPAGVPGFVLPDHGRVALHRVLLPVGPPALARTAGIALHDLLQRCGVERVEVHTLTVGEAALPADLHDRLNGRASFTHHHADGEVVDAIVDTADRLAVDLVAMATEGHDSLGDALWGSRAEQVLRRARTPVLVAPSQLPV; encoded by the coding sequence ATGACCCACATCTTCCACCCCACGGACCTGTCCGAGGCCGGGGCCACCGCCTTCCGGCACGCCCTGCGGCTGGCCGTGGCGGCGCCCGGCAAGCTCACCATCCTGCATGTCACCGACGGTGAGGCGCACCGCAGCGATCTGCCCGGTGTGCGCCAGGCCCTGGTCGACTGGGGCCTGCTGCGCCATCCCGAGGACGAGGAGGGCCTCAGCGCCCTGCGCCTCGCCGTGCGCAAGGTGATCAGCGCCGAGGGCGATCCGGTGACCGCCTGCCTGGACCACCTGATCCGGCATCCTGCGCACTGGCTTGTGCTGGGCACCGGGCAGCGCACGGGTACCGATCGCTTGTTGAAGGCCTCGGTGGCCGAGGGCCTCATGCGCAAGTCCCGTGTGCCGGCCTTGGTGGTGCCTGCCGGCGTGCCCGGCTTCGTGCTGCCCGACCACGGCCGCGTGGCCCTGCACCGGGTGCTGCTGCCCGTGGGACCGCCCGCGCTGGCCCGCACCGCCGGCATCGCCCTGCACGACCTGCTGCAGCGCTGTGGCGTGGAGCGGGTGGAGGTGCATACCCTGACGGTGGGGGAGGCCGCCCTGCCGGCCGACCTGCACGATCGCCTGAACGGACGCGCCTCCTTCACCCATCACCATGCCGACGGAGAGGTGGTGGATGCCATCGTGGACACCGCCGATCGCCTGGCGGTCGACCTGGTGGCCATGGCCACCGAAGGGCACGACAGCCTGGGGGATGCGCTCTGGGGCAGCCGGGCCGAGCAGGTGCTCCGTCGCGCCCGCACCCCGGTGCTGGTCGCACCCTCCCAGTTGCCGGTCTAG